In Nicotiana tabacum cultivar K326 chromosome 19, ASM71507v2, whole genome shotgun sequence, one DNA window encodes the following:
- the LOC107763121 gene encoding E3 ubiquitin-protein ligase makorin isoform X1 — protein sequence MSKRVLCKFFVHGACLKGEYCEFSHDWKDPPNNVCAYYQKGLCAYGSRCRYEHVEVSQQHSPPSSSAPAQHLLSNPSPTTLSSGMLADGAGLSAEYLTSGRPFYPPNQAAWSESSENHHVEEIENFVELKRINPADQSICSLAAAGNCPRGEKCPYIHGDLCPICAKHCLHPFRPQEREEHMKTCEKRQKHLDLLKHSQEIECCVCLERVLSKTTATQRKFGILSECDHPFCISCIRNWRSGSPSSGIDINSTFRTCPVCRKLSYFVIPSVIWYSTKEEKQDILDSYKTKLRSIDCKHFDFGNGTCPFGASCFYKHQYRDGRLEEVILRHLGSEDGSTVVAKNIRLSDFLSNLRIR from the exons ATGTCCAAAAG GGTTCTTTGCAAGTTTTTTGTACATGGTGCATGTCTGAAAGGGGAGTACTGTGAGTTCTCACATGATTGGAAAGACCCTCCAAATAAT GTATGCGCATACTACCAAAAAGGACTATGTGCCTATGGCAGCAGGTGTAGATACGAACATGTTGAAGTTTCTCAACAGCATTCACCTCCATCTTCGTCAGCTCCAGCTCAACATCTGCTCTCAAATCCGTCTCCCACCACCTTATCTTCTGGAATGCTAGCAGATGGTGCAGGACTTTCTGCTGAGTATTTAACTTCAGGCAGACCTTTTTACCCTCCCAACCAAGCTGCATGGAGTGAAAGTTCAGAGAATCATCATGTGGAAGAGATTGAAAACTTTGTTGAGTTGAAGAGAATTAATCCAGCTGATCAATCAATTTGCTCTCTTGCTGCTGCTGGTAATTGTCCACGGGGAGAAAAATGTCCATATATTCATGGAGATTTATGTCCAATCTGTGCGAAGCATTGCTTGCATCCTTTTAGGCCTCAAGAAAGAGAGGAGCATATGAAAACATGTGAGAAGAGGCAAAAGCACCTTGATTTATTGAAGCATAgtcaagaaatagagtgttgtGTGTGTCTTGAACGTGTACTCTCCAAGACAACTGCAACACAGCGGAAGTTTGGGATCCTTTCTGAGTGTGATCATCCATTTTGTATATCGTGTATCAGGAACTGGCGCAGTGGTTCTCCTTCCTCTGGGATTGATATCAACTCTACATTTAGGACCTGTCCCGTATGCCGGAAGCTTTCATATTTTGTCATTCCAAGTGTCATTTGGTACTccacaaaagaagaaaagcaagataTCCTTGACAGCTACAAAACCAAACTCAG GTCTATTGACTGCAAGCACTTTGACTTTGGCAATGGGACTTGCCCATTTGGAGCTAGTTGTTTCTACAAG CATCAATACCGTGATGGCCGTCTGGAGGAAGTGATACTGCGTCATCTTGGTTCTGAAGATGGAAGCACAGTGGTTGCTAAAAATATTAG GCTTTCAGACTTCCTTAGCAATTTGAGAATAAGGTGA
- the LOC107763121 gene encoding putative RING-type E3 ubiquitin transferase C3H69 isoform X2, with product MSKRVLCKFFVHGACLKGEYCEFSHDWKDPPNNVCAYYQKGLCAYGSRCRYEHVEVSQQHSPPSSSAPAQHLLSNPSPTTLSSGMLADGAGLSAEYLTSGRPFYPPNQAAWSESSENHHVEEIENFVELKRINPADQSICSLAAAGNCPRGEKCPYIHGDLCPICAKHCLHPFRPQEREEHMKTCEKRQKHLDLLKHSQEIECCVCLERVLSKTTATQRKFGILSECDHPFCISCIRNWRSGSPSSGIDINSTFRTCPVCRKLSYFVIPSVIWYSTKEEKQDILDSYKTKLRSIDCKHFDFGNGTCPFGASCFYKNKQVKAQGRSRL from the exons ATGTCCAAAAG GGTTCTTTGCAAGTTTTTTGTACATGGTGCATGTCTGAAAGGGGAGTACTGTGAGTTCTCACATGATTGGAAAGACCCTCCAAATAAT GTATGCGCATACTACCAAAAAGGACTATGTGCCTATGGCAGCAGGTGTAGATACGAACATGTTGAAGTTTCTCAACAGCATTCACCTCCATCTTCGTCAGCTCCAGCTCAACATCTGCTCTCAAATCCGTCTCCCACCACCTTATCTTCTGGAATGCTAGCAGATGGTGCAGGACTTTCTGCTGAGTATTTAACTTCAGGCAGACCTTTTTACCCTCCCAACCAAGCTGCATGGAGTGAAAGTTCAGAGAATCATCATGTGGAAGAGATTGAAAACTTTGTTGAGTTGAAGAGAATTAATCCAGCTGATCAATCAATTTGCTCTCTTGCTGCTGCTGGTAATTGTCCACGGGGAGAAAAATGTCCATATATTCATGGAGATTTATGTCCAATCTGTGCGAAGCATTGCTTGCATCCTTTTAGGCCTCAAGAAAGAGAGGAGCATATGAAAACATGTGAGAAGAGGCAAAAGCACCTTGATTTATTGAAGCATAgtcaagaaatagagtgttgtGTGTGTCTTGAACGTGTACTCTCCAAGACAACTGCAACACAGCGGAAGTTTGGGATCCTTTCTGAGTGTGATCATCCATTTTGTATATCGTGTATCAGGAACTGGCGCAGTGGTTCTCCTTCCTCTGGGATTGATATCAACTCTACATTTAGGACCTGTCCCGTATGCCGGAAGCTTTCATATTTTGTCATTCCAAGTGTCATTTGGTACTccacaaaagaagaaaagcaagataTCCTTGACAGCTACAAAACCAAACTCAG GTCTATTGACTGCAAGCACTTTGACTTTGGCAATGGGACTTGCCCATTTGGAGCTAGTTGTTTCTACAAG aataaacaagtaaaggctCAAGGGAGATCCAGATTATGA
- the LOC107763121 gene encoding putative RING-type E3 ubiquitin transferase C3H69 isoform X3 has translation MSKRVLCKFFVHGACLKGEYCEFSHDWKDPPNNVCAYYQKGLCAYGSRCRYEHVEVSQQHSPPSSSAPAQHLLSNPSPTTLSSGMLADGAGLSAEYLTSGRPFYPPNQAAWSESSENHHVEEIENFVELKRINPADQSICSLAAAGNCPRGEKCPYIHGDLCPICAKHCLHPFRPQEREEHMKTCEKRQKHLDLLKHSQEIECCVCLERVLSKTTATQRKFGILSECDHPFCISCIRNWRSGSPSSGIDINSTFRTCPVCRKLSYFVIPSVIWYSTKEEKQDILDSYKTKLRYLVLVLLGGNKQPVELVEVY, from the exons ATGTCCAAAAG GGTTCTTTGCAAGTTTTTTGTACATGGTGCATGTCTGAAAGGGGAGTACTGTGAGTTCTCACATGATTGGAAAGACCCTCCAAATAAT GTATGCGCATACTACCAAAAAGGACTATGTGCCTATGGCAGCAGGTGTAGATACGAACATGTTGAAGTTTCTCAACAGCATTCACCTCCATCTTCGTCAGCTCCAGCTCAACATCTGCTCTCAAATCCGTCTCCCACCACCTTATCTTCTGGAATGCTAGCAGATGGTGCAGGACTTTCTGCTGAGTATTTAACTTCAGGCAGACCTTTTTACCCTCCCAACCAAGCTGCATGGAGTGAAAGTTCAGAGAATCATCATGTGGAAGAGATTGAAAACTTTGTTGAGTTGAAGAGAATTAATCCAGCTGATCAATCAATTTGCTCTCTTGCTGCTGCTGGTAATTGTCCACGGGGAGAAAAATGTCCATATATTCATGGAGATTTATGTCCAATCTGTGCGAAGCATTGCTTGCATCCTTTTAGGCCTCAAGAAAGAGAGGAGCATATGAAAACATGTGAGAAGAGGCAAAAGCACCTTGATTTATTGAAGCATAgtcaagaaatagagtgttgtGTGTGTCTTGAACGTGTACTCTCCAAGACAACTGCAACACAGCGGAAGTTTGGGATCCTTTCTGAGTGTGATCATCCATTTTGTATATCGTGTATCAGGAACTGGCGCAGTGGTTCTCCTTCCTCTGGGATTGATATCAACTCTACATTTAGGACCTGTCCCGTATGCCGGAAGCTTTCATATTTTGTCATTCCAAGTGTCATTTGGTACTccacaaaagaagaaaagcaagataTCCTTGACAGCTACAAAACCAAACTCAG GTACCTGGTACTTGTGCTTTTGGGAGGTAACAAGCAACCCGTGGAATTAGTAGAG GTCTATTGA
- the LOC107763119 gene encoding thylakoid lumenal 19 kDa protein, chloroplastic-like: protein MATILHHSSFLSSSSSSTTTTTTKPPIPPPFSRPHATLSPPSKPLLIKLTTTLTATALATTILTTTSPSLADSPTTYKIYYGTAASAANYGGYGGNSDKKASAEYIYDVPDGWKERLVSKVEKGTNGTDSEFYNPKKKTEKEYLTYLAGFRQLAPKDAVLNNLALSDVNLQDIIANADSVTSEERKDENGQLYYDYEIDGVTAHSLITVTCAKNKLYAHFVNAPAPEWKKDQDTLRHIHQSFKTVR, encoded by the coding sequence ATGGCAACCATTCTCCACCACTCATCTTtcctttcttcctcctcctcctccaccaccactaccaccacaAAACCACCAATTCCACCACCCTTTTCGAGACCCCACGCCACCCTCTCACCACCCTCTAAACCACTTCTAATCAAATTAACCACCACTCTAACAGCCACAGCATTAGCAACCACAATATTAACAACCACTTCCCCTTCACTAGCAGACTCTCCCACAACCTACAAGATTTACTATGGCACAGCAGCTAGTGCCGCCAACTACGGCGGCTACGGTGGAAACTCCGACAAAAAAGCGTCGGCCGAGTACATTTACGACGTCCCAGATGGGTGGAAAGAGCGGCTGGTGTCAAAAGTTGAGAAGGGAACAAATGGTACAGACAGTGAGTTTTATAACCCAAAGAAGAAGACTGAGAAAGAGTACCTTACTTATCTTGCAGGGTTTAGGCAATTAGCACCTAAAGATGCTGTTTTGAACAACTTGGCTTTATCAGATGTGAATTTGCAAGACATCATTGCTAATGCTGATAGTGTTACATCAGAAGAGAGGAAAGATGAAAATGGGCAATTGTATTATGACTATGAAATTGATGGAGTTACTGCACATAGCTTGATAACTGTTACTTGTGCTAAGAACAAGCTGTATGCTCATTTTGTCAATGCGCCAGCTCCAGAATGGAAGAAGGATCAAGACACCCTGAGGCACATCCATCAGTCTTTTAAAACTGTTCGGTAA